The Microbacterium sp. SORGH_AS_0862 genome has a segment encoding these proteins:
- the eno gene encoding phosphopyruvate hydratase, whose translation MALIEAVGAREILDSRGNPTVEVEVLLDDGVVQRAAVPSGASTGAFEAYELRDGDKSRYGGKGVLKAVNAVIDELGPAIEGVEASEQRVVDQILIETDGTENKSRTGANAILGVSLAVAKAAADSADLPLFRYLGGPNAHLLPVPLFNVINGGEHADNGIDFQEFFLAPIGAETYAESLRWGTEVYHVLKGELKAAGYNTGLGDEGGFAPDLPSNREGLDFLLKAIEKAGFTPGSDIAVGLDVAATEFYKDGVYTVEGKPWTPAQLVDYFADLVANYPIVTIEDALAEDDWENWKAITDAIGDKVQLVGDDLFVTNPKRLQQGIDLGVANALLVKFNQIGSLTETLDAVSLATRNGYRSMWSHRSGETEDTTIADLAVATNAGQIKTGAPARSERVAKYNQLLRIEEELGEAAVFAGRAAFPRFKG comes from the coding sequence GTGGCACTTATCGAGGCTGTAGGCGCGCGCGAAATCCTCGACTCGCGCGGTAACCCGACCGTCGAAGTGGAGGTGCTCCTCGATGACGGTGTCGTGCAGCGTGCGGCAGTGCCCTCCGGCGCATCCACCGGCGCGTTCGAGGCGTACGAGCTGCGCGACGGCGACAAGAGCCGCTACGGCGGCAAGGGCGTGCTGAAGGCCGTCAACGCCGTCATCGACGAGCTCGGCCCGGCGATCGAGGGTGTCGAGGCGAGCGAGCAGCGCGTCGTCGACCAGATCCTCATCGAGACCGACGGCACCGAGAACAAGTCGCGCACCGGCGCGAACGCGATCCTCGGCGTGAGCCTGGCCGTTGCCAAGGCCGCCGCCGACTCGGCCGACCTTCCCCTGTTCCGCTACCTCGGCGGCCCGAACGCGCACCTGCTGCCCGTTCCGCTGTTCAACGTCATCAACGGTGGCGAGCACGCCGACAACGGCATCGACTTCCAGGAGTTCTTCCTGGCGCCCATCGGCGCTGAGACCTACGCCGAGTCGCTGCGCTGGGGCACCGAGGTCTACCACGTCCTCAAGGGCGAGCTGAAGGCCGCCGGCTACAACACGGGCCTGGGCGACGAGGGCGGCTTCGCCCCCGACCTCCCCAGCAACCGCGAGGGCCTCGACTTCCTGCTCAAGGCCATCGAGAAGGCGGGCTTCACACCCGGCTCCGACATCGCCGTGGGCCTCGACGTCGCCGCGACCGAGTTCTACAAGGACGGCGTGTACACCGTCGAGGGCAAGCCGTGGACCCCCGCGCAGCTCGTCGACTACTTCGCCGACCTGGTCGCCAACTACCCGATCGTCACGATCGAGGACGCCCTCGCCGAGGACGACTGGGAGAACTGGAAGGCCATCACCGACGCCATCGGCGACAAGGTGCAGCTCGTCGGCGACGACCTGTTCGTCACCAACCCGAAGCGCCTGCAGCAGGGCATCGACCTCGGTGTCGCCAACGCGCTCCTGGTGAAGTTCAACCAGATCGGCTCGCTCACCGAGACGCTGGATGCGGTCAGCCTCGCGACCCGCAACGGCTACCGCTCGATGTGGTCGCACCGCTCGGGCGAGACCGAGGACACCACGATCGCCGACCTCGCCGTCGCGACCAACGCGGGTCAGATCAAGACCGGTGCGCCCGCTCGGAGCGAGCGCGTCGCGAAGTACAATCAGCTTCTGCGCATCGAAGAGGAACTGGGTGAGGCGGCTGTGTTCGCCGGCCGAGCCGCGTTCCCGCGCTTCAAGGGCTGA
- a CDS encoding O-methyltransferase yields MSDTNPAPTPDGWRAVDAYLTDALVEKDSALEHARAAQDAAGLPAIEVVPLTGKLLHLLARMIGARRVLEIGTLGGYSTIWLARAVGERGRVTTIEAEPRNAAVARQSIDDAGVGERVEIRQGRAADVLPHLEGPFDLVFIDADKESNTIYLDWAARLGRAGTVVVVDNVVRAGRIVDPESHESQVEGVRRSLAMLADDDRFDATAVQTLDAKGWDGFAVVLITRPGLSSGGSRAERH; encoded by the coding sequence ATGAGCGACACGAACCCGGCGCCGACGCCGGACGGCTGGCGGGCCGTCGACGCGTACCTGACCGACGCATTGGTCGAGAAGGACTCCGCGTTGGAGCATGCCCGCGCGGCGCAGGATGCGGCAGGTTTGCCGGCGATCGAGGTCGTGCCGCTCACCGGCAAGTTGCTGCACCTGCTGGCACGCATGATCGGCGCACGCCGGGTGCTCGAGATCGGCACGCTCGGCGGCTACTCCACGATCTGGCTCGCGCGCGCTGTGGGGGAGCGAGGGCGGGTGACGACGATCGAGGCCGAGCCGCGCAACGCCGCTGTGGCACGGCAGAGCATCGACGATGCGGGTGTGGGCGAGCGCGTCGAGATCCGCCAGGGGAGGGCGGCGGATGTCCTCCCGCACCTGGAGGGACCGTTCGATCTCGTCTTCATCGACGCCGACAAGGAGTCCAACACGATCTACCTCGACTGGGCCGCGCGTCTCGGTCGCGCGGGGACCGTGGTCGTGGTCGACAACGTCGTGCGCGCCGGGCGCATCGTCGATCCGGAGAGCCACGAGAGCCAGGTGGAGGGCGTGCGGCGTTCCCTGGCGATGCTCGCCGACGACGATCGGTTCGACGCGACGGCGGTGCAGACCCTCGATGCGAAGGGCTGGGACGGCTTCGCGGTGGTGCTCATCACGCGTCCTGGGCTTTCTTCCGGTGGGTCTCGGGCCGAGCGTCACTAG
- a CDS encoding MazG family protein, which produces MNDADAASDGLRRAAEVMHEVRERCVWSQQIDHAALVPYLVEESAEVIDAVENGDRAELREELGDLLWQVLFHAEIASRDTDDPFDIDDVAGDLADKMVRRHPHVFAGETATTPEEVLVHWNAAKAAEKRERRSVLDGIPAAMPALARAQKVVGRAPGAAIPARPLEITSEEQLGDALLALVARAKAEGWDAERALRTRTRALEEGVRRAEAGLG; this is translated from the coding sequence ATGAACGACGCGGATGCGGCCTCCGACGGTCTCCGGCGCGCGGCCGAGGTGATGCACGAGGTGCGCGAGAGGTGCGTCTGGTCGCAGCAGATCGATCACGCAGCCCTCGTGCCGTACCTCGTGGAGGAGAGCGCCGAGGTGATCGACGCGGTCGAGAACGGCGACCGTGCAGAGCTGCGCGAGGAACTGGGCGATCTGCTGTGGCAGGTGCTGTTCCACGCCGAGATCGCCTCGCGGGACACCGACGACCCCTTCGACATCGACGACGTCGCCGGCGACCTCGCCGACAAGATGGTGCGCCGCCATCCGCACGTGTTCGCGGGCGAGACGGCCACGACGCCCGAAGAGGTGCTCGTGCACTGGAATGCGGCGAAGGCGGCGGAGAAGCGCGAGCGGCGGAGCGTGCTCGACGGGATCCCCGCCGCGATGCCGGCGCTGGCCCGCGCGCAGAAGGTCGTGGGCCGCGCGCCCGGCGCCGCCATCCCGGCACGTCCGCTCGAGATCACCTCGGAGGAGCAGCTGGGAGATGCCCTGCTCGCGCTCGTGGCGCGGGCGAAGGCCGAGGGCTGGGATGCGGAGCGGGCGCTGCGTACCCGCACGCGCGCGCTGGAGGAGGGTGTGCGCCGGGCCGAGGCCGGTTTGGGATGA
- a CDS encoding APC family permease → MTGPSLQRRLGLGDAVAIGLGSMIGAGVFAVFAPAAQAAGTDLLVGLAIAAVVAFANATSTAQLAAAHPVAGGAWAYGRAELGPWAGFVAGWGFVIGKLASCAAMAMTFAAYAAPAGFERPVAVAAVAALTIVNLLGVTRTARLTRILVTIVLLCLAVVVAAGAVSLPTGAGWTAGEVSPYGVLQSAGLIFFAFAGYARIATMGEEVRDPARTIPRAILGAFAGALTVYAVLAVLCLLVLGPERLATASAPLADLVSAAGWEWAQPVVRVGAAAASLGALLALIAGIGRTSFAMSRGGDLPGFFAAVHPSRHTPYRAEIAVGAIVMVAVALVDLRGAIGFSSLGVLVYYLVANLAALRQDAAHRRFPRALAVLGAAGCAVLAVTLPWQAAVAGAGVLAVGVVLRLVFGRCGATRAA, encoded by the coding sequence GTGACCGGCCCCTCCCTCCAGCGACGCCTCGGACTCGGCGACGCCGTGGCGATCGGCCTGGGCTCGATGATCGGCGCCGGAGTGTTCGCCGTCTTCGCCCCCGCCGCGCAGGCCGCCGGAACGGACCTGCTCGTGGGCCTCGCGATCGCGGCGGTCGTCGCCTTCGCGAACGCCACCTCCACGGCGCAGCTCGCCGCCGCGCATCCGGTCGCCGGCGGCGCGTGGGCGTACGGCCGCGCCGAGCTCGGACCGTGGGCGGGATTCGTCGCCGGTTGGGGGTTCGTGATCGGCAAGCTCGCGAGCTGCGCCGCCATGGCCATGACCTTCGCCGCGTACGCCGCGCCCGCCGGGTTCGAGCGACCCGTCGCCGTCGCGGCGGTCGCGGCCCTCACGATCGTGAACCTGCTCGGCGTCACCCGCACCGCGCGGCTCACCCGCATCCTGGTCACGATCGTGCTCCTGTGCCTCGCCGTCGTCGTGGCCGCGGGTGCGGTGTCGCTGCCGACCGGCGCCGGCTGGACCGCCGGCGAGGTCAGTCCGTACGGAGTGCTGCAGTCGGCGGGGCTCATCTTCTTCGCCTTCGCCGGCTACGCCCGCATCGCGACGATGGGCGAAGAGGTGCGCGACCCCGCGCGCACGATCCCCCGCGCGATCCTGGGCGCCTTCGCGGGCGCGCTCACGGTGTACGCGGTCCTCGCCGTGCTGTGCCTGCTCGTGCTCGGCCCGGAACGGCTGGCGACCGCCTCCGCACCGCTGGCCGACCTCGTCTCAGCCGCGGGCTGGGAGTGGGCGCAGCCGGTCGTGCGCGTGGGTGCGGCCGCCGCATCCCTCGGCGCGCTCCTCGCCCTCATCGCCGGCATCGGGCGTACCTCGTTCGCGATGTCGCGCGGCGGCGACCTGCCCGGCTTCTTCGCCGCCGTGCATCCGTCGCGGCACACGCCCTACCGCGCCGAGATCGCCGTCGGGGCGATCGTCATGGTCGCGGTCGCCCTCGTCGACCTGCGCGGCGCGATCGGGTTCTCATCCCTCGGCGTGCTCGTGTACTACCTCGTCGCGAACCTCGCGGCCCTCCGACAGGATGCGGCGCACCGCCGCTTCCCGCGCGCGCTCGCCGTCCTCGGCGCCGCCGGATGCGCAGTGCTCGCCGTGACGCTCCCGTGGCAGGCGGCCGTCGCCGGGGCGGGCGTGCTCGCCGTCGGCGTGGTGCTGCGGCTCGTGTTCGGCCGCTGCGGCGCTACGCGAGCGGCTTGA
- a CDS encoding S8 family serine peptidase: MRALALRVAAALVLVALTAGVAPAAYGQTTPAPVPQESPGVDPMRAQEYWLDAYGIRKAWETTRGKGVKIAIIDTGIGKAPEFDGAVVGGTDVSGLGTADGRTPVGAVDANHGSWVASLAASRGLPNETGMIGVAPEASLLSVSVGFGTSSPVPFSEQIANAMRWSVDNGAKVINLSFTTNTLDWDPSWDDAFQYAFEHDVVVIVAAGNRGSGTARVGAPATIPGVLPVAGVDPQGKASVEASTQGITLGVSAPSEQLLGVSADGQVVVWKGTSGAAPIVAGIAALVRAAHPELDAANVIERLIATAKAPAGVGSLPDDQYGYGLVDAAAAVSASVPEVSANPMGDLSEWIRVHRRAEESPAPLPTVGEVSVPPLPPAEAGSRPASPLLPSMDTLLYGSIPLLVFSVAAILIALGVSAAVRRIRLARVQRARSR; encoded by the coding sequence GTGAGAGCGCTCGCTCTGCGGGTCGCCGCCGCGCTGGTTCTCGTCGCGCTGACGGCGGGTGTCGCGCCCGCCGCCTACGGGCAGACGACGCCCGCGCCGGTGCCGCAGGAGAGCCCGGGCGTCGACCCGATGCGGGCGCAGGAGTACTGGCTCGACGCATACGGCATCCGCAAGGCGTGGGAGACCACGCGCGGCAAGGGCGTGAAGATCGCGATCATCGACACGGGCATCGGCAAGGCGCCCGAGTTCGACGGCGCGGTCGTCGGCGGGACGGATGTGTCGGGTCTCGGCACGGCGGACGGGCGCACGCCCGTGGGCGCGGTGGACGCGAACCACGGCAGCTGGGTGGCGTCGCTCGCCGCATCCCGCGGACTGCCGAACGAGACGGGCATGATCGGGGTCGCGCCGGAGGCGTCGCTGCTGTCGGTGTCGGTCGGGTTCGGCACGAGCTCGCCGGTGCCGTTCTCCGAGCAGATCGCCAACGCGATGCGGTGGTCGGTCGACAATGGCGCGAAGGTCATCAACCTGTCGTTCACGACGAACACGCTCGACTGGGATCCGAGCTGGGACGACGCGTTCCAGTACGCCTTCGAGCACGACGTGGTCGTGATCGTGGCGGCGGGCAACCGCGGTTCGGGCACGGCGCGCGTGGGTGCGCCGGCGACGATCCCCGGTGTGCTGCCGGTCGCGGGTGTGGACCCGCAGGGCAAGGCAAGTGTGGAGGCGTCGACGCAGGGCATCACGCTGGGCGTCTCGGCTCCCAGCGAGCAGCTGCTCGGGGTCTCGGCCGACGGCCAGGTGGTCGTGTGGAAGGGCACGAGCGGTGCGGCGCCGATCGTGGCGGGCATCGCCGCGCTCGTGCGGGCGGCGCATCCGGAGCTGGATGCGGCGAACGTGATCGAGCGGCTGATCGCGACGGCGAAGGCACCCGCGGGGGTGGGCTCGCTGCCGGACGACCAGTACGGGTATGGCCTGGTGGATGCGGCCGCGGCGGTGTCCGCATCCGTTCCCGAGGTGTCGGCGAACCCGATGGGCGATCTGTCGGAGTGGATCCGCGTGCACCGCCGGGCGGAGGAGTCTCCGGCGCCGTTGCCGACGGTGGGGGAGGTGTCGGTGCCGCCGCTGCCGCCCGCCGAGGCGGGTTCGCGGCCGGCGTCTCCGCTGCTTCCTAGCATGGATACGCTTTTGTACGGGTCGATCCCGTTATTGGTGTTCTCGGTGGCCGCTATACTGATAGCGCTCGGCGTCAGTGCTGCTGTCCGTCGCATCCGATTGGCGCGTGTCCAACGCGCGCGCAGCCGTTGA
- a CDS encoding nucleotide pyrophosphohydrolase, protein MTDEDAKAALRAFVEERDWGQFHSPENLAKSIVIEAAELLEEFQWSPEFDPQRVRMELADVLTYCYQLADRLGADPDEIVLEKLEITRAKYPVERSRGRSAKYDQL, encoded by the coding sequence GTGACGGATGAGGATGCCAAGGCTGCTCTGCGTGCCTTCGTCGAGGAGCGCGACTGGGGCCAGTTTCACTCGCCGGAGAATCTTGCCAAGTCGATCGTGATCGAAGCTGCTGAACTCCTCGAAGAGTTTCAATGGTCGCCGGAGTTCGACCCGCAGCGCGTCCGGATGGAACTCGCCGACGTTCTGACGTACTGCTACCAACTCGCGGATCGCTTGGGGGCGGATCCCGACGAGATCGTCCTCGAGAAGCTCGAGATCACTCGCGCGAAGTACCCCGTCGAGAGATCGCGTGGCAGAAGCGCCAAGTATGACCAGCTTTGA
- the hisS gene encoding histidine--tRNA ligase: MRDFLPADKARRERVLAVIRDRYRAHGFDEIETPVMEDYDRLHAGMGGDNEKLAFNVLKRALSPEAIAAAADDPAALSDLGLRFDLTVPLARFYASHRAELPGVFRSVQIAPVWRAERPQKGRYRQFVQCDIDIIGDAGARAEAELIVATLDTLDALGLVGASVRINDRRALDEMLEVFGFAASERAGVLITIDKLDKIGPEGVEAELRERGATASAVDAFAAFLARPAGEGTAFGEAHIRAQLPDGIADEVVAHLVGIGEAVSAAVGLDEVPLVFDPFLVRGMGYYTGTIFELAHPSVPYSLGGGGRYDGMIGRFLGQDVPAVGFSIGFERIVDLVSAGEDAGLDAVVLVHDRDVPVAELVAVKSALVTAGSRVRLEQRTKNLKALLERAAADGYTAFATVAAGDDPSELELKPLA; encoded by the coding sequence ATGCGCGACTTCCTCCCCGCCGACAAGGCCCGCCGCGAGCGCGTGCTCGCCGTCATCCGCGACCGCTATCGGGCGCACGGCTTCGACGAGATCGAGACGCCGGTCATGGAGGACTACGACCGGCTGCACGCCGGCATGGGCGGCGACAACGAGAAGCTCGCGTTCAACGTGCTCAAGCGCGCGCTCTCGCCGGAGGCGATCGCGGCGGCCGCGGACGACCCGGCCGCGCTCAGCGACCTCGGCCTTCGTTTCGACCTCACCGTGCCGCTGGCGCGGTTCTACGCCTCGCACCGCGCCGAGCTTCCGGGCGTCTTCCGCTCCGTGCAGATCGCGCCGGTGTGGCGCGCGGAGCGCCCGCAGAAGGGGCGCTACCGCCAGTTCGTGCAGTGCGACATCGACATCATCGGCGACGCAGGAGCCCGCGCCGAGGCGGAGCTCATCGTCGCGACCCTCGACACGCTCGATGCACTCGGTCTCGTCGGCGCGAGCGTGCGCATCAACGACCGTCGGGCGCTCGACGAGATGCTGGAAGTCTTCGGCTTCGCGGCGTCGGAGCGTGCGGGCGTGCTCATCACGATCGACAAGCTCGACAAGATCGGTCCGGAAGGTGTGGAGGCCGAGCTGCGCGAGCGCGGGGCGACCGCATCCGCCGTCGACGCGTTCGCGGCGTTCCTCGCCCGTCCCGCGGGGGAGGGCACCGCGTTCGGCGAGGCGCACATCCGTGCGCAGCTGCCCGACGGCATCGCCGACGAGGTCGTCGCGCACCTCGTCGGCATCGGTGAGGCGGTCAGCGCCGCGGTGGGCCTCGACGAGGTGCCGCTCGTGTTCGACCCGTTCCTCGTGCGCGGTATGGGCTACTACACGGGCACGATCTTCGAGCTCGCGCACCCCTCCGTGCCCTACTCGCTGGGCGGCGGCGGACGCTACGACGGCATGATCGGGCGCTTCCTCGGCCAGGACGTGCCGGCGGTCGGCTTCTCGATCGGCTTCGAGCGCATCGTCGACCTCGTTTCGGCGGGGGAGGATGCGGGACTCGACGCCGTCGTGCTCGTGCACGACCGCGACGTGCCGGTCGCCGAGCTCGTGGCGGTGAAGTCCGCGCTCGTGACGGCGGGCTCGCGAGTGCGGCTCGAGCAGCGCACCAAGAACCTGAAGGCGCTGCTGGAGCGCGCGGCCGCGGACGGCTACACGGCGTTCGCGACGGTGGCCGCGGGCGACGACCCGTCCGAGCTCGAGCTCAAGCCGCTCGCGTAG
- a CDS encoding Na+/H+ antiporter NhaA encodes MRLLRSERFPAVVLLIAAALGLVLANSPLAAGVATVKDAYIGIPGVFTLSVGHWIQDGLLAIFFFVAAIELWHELTAGQLSSPRRAVQPAIAAAGGVLVPIAIFLAFSLGTSSAPGWPIPTATDIAFALGVLAVFGRGLPTGVRAFLLALAILDDIVGIVFIAVLFTDGVDLFLLLAALVGVVLFSLLSRRLTDRNRVPLGIVLVLLGVLVWVLVYLSGVHATIAGVALGLAMAPRPAARVRHALDPWVNGVVLPLFALSAASVAVPSVGLDELQPVFWGVLIALPVGKILGITVSGWLAQRLEEPDGRLRLADLVAAGALGGIGFTVSLLLSELAFAGDGLLRDEATLGVLGGSLVSLVVAAVLIAWRARHYRREERRV; translated from the coding sequence GCCTCGTGCTGGCCAACTCACCGCTGGCAGCCGGTGTCGCCACCGTGAAGGATGCGTACATCGGCATCCCCGGTGTCTTCACCCTCTCGGTCGGGCACTGGATCCAGGACGGCCTGCTCGCGATCTTCTTCTTCGTCGCCGCCATCGAGCTGTGGCACGAGCTGACCGCAGGGCAGCTCAGCTCGCCGCGGCGCGCGGTCCAGCCGGCGATCGCTGCGGCGGGCGGTGTGCTGGTGCCGATCGCCATCTTCCTCGCGTTCTCGCTGGGCACGTCGTCTGCTCCGGGCTGGCCGATCCCCACCGCCACCGACATCGCGTTCGCCCTTGGGGTGCTGGCCGTCTTCGGCCGCGGTCTCCCGACCGGCGTGCGGGCGTTCCTGCTGGCGCTCGCGATCCTCGACGACATCGTCGGCATCGTGTTCATCGCCGTGCTCTTCACCGACGGCGTCGACCTCTTCCTCCTGCTCGCCGCGCTCGTGGGCGTCGTCCTGTTCTCGCTGCTGAGTCGCCGGCTCACCGACCGCAACCGCGTGCCGCTCGGCATCGTGCTGGTGCTGCTGGGCGTCCTCGTGTGGGTGCTCGTCTACCTCTCCGGCGTGCACGCGACGATCGCGGGCGTCGCCCTCGGACTCGCGATGGCGCCGCGGCCCGCGGCCCGTGTGCGTCACGCCCTCGATCCGTGGGTGAACGGCGTGGTGCTGCCGCTGTTTGCGCTGTCCGCCGCATCCGTCGCCGTCCCGTCGGTGGGCCTCGACGAGCTCCAGCCGGTGTTCTGGGGGGTGCTGATCGCGCTTCCGGTCGGCAAGATCCTCGGCATCACCGTGTCCGGCTGGCTCGCGCAGCGGCTCGAAGAACCCGACGGCCGCTTGCGGCTCGCTGACCTCGTCGCGGCGGGAGCGCTCGGCGGCATCGGCTTCACCGTCTCGCTGCTGCTGTCGGAGCTCGCCTTCGCGGGCGACGGGCTGCTGCGCGATGAGGCGACGCTCGGTGTGCTGGGTGGGTCGTTGGTCTCCCTCGTGGTCGCCGCGGTGCTCATAGCATGGCGGGCACGGCACTACCGACGCGAGGAGCGCAGGGTATGA
- a CDS encoding septum formation initiator family protein, which produces MAARTAPPSRSRRSSDAPRRRVDVRDWLGGIRLSGFMIIMLGLVVLGVLVLVPTVGTYLDQQQRIAALQNSVQLTESQIADLQAQSERWDDPAYITTQARERLYYMNPGEIAYIVDNDLTAAQQPREQDAVSDEVQQTRTDWMAQLVGSVITAGAAKTAVADPTAPADGGTPATPAP; this is translated from the coding sequence GTGGCAGCACGAACGGCTCCTCCTTCTCGTTCCCGGCGTTCTTCGGATGCGCCCCGCCGCCGCGTCGACGTGCGCGACTGGCTCGGCGGCATCCGGCTCTCGGGTTTCATGATCATCATGCTGGGCCTGGTCGTTCTGGGCGTGCTCGTGCTCGTGCCGACCGTGGGCACCTATCTCGACCAGCAGCAGCGGATCGCGGCGCTCCAGAACTCGGTGCAGCTCACCGAGTCGCAGATCGCCGATCTGCAGGCGCAGAGCGAGCGCTGGGACGACCCGGCGTACATCACGACGCAGGCGCGTGAGCGGCTGTACTACATGAATCCGGGCGAGATCGCGTACATCGTCGACAACGATCTGACGGCGGCCCAGCAGCCCCGCGAGCAGGATGCGGTCAGCGACGAGGTGCAGCAGACGCGCACCGACTGGATGGCGCAGCTGGTGGGCTCCGTCATCACCGCCGGCGCCGCCAAGACCGCGGTCGCGGACCCCACGGCTCCCGCGGACGGCGGGACGCCCGCCACTCCCGCGCCCTGA
- a CDS encoding DUF501 domain-containing protein yields MSSAPFPPVTDAELAVLRSQLGRPARDVVGIAARCVCGNPTVVATAPRLADGTPFPTFYYLTHPAATAAMSTLEAEHVMPEFAAMLEDEDTAAAYQAAHEAYLADRESFGEVPEIAGISAGGMPTRVKCLHALAGHSLAAGPGVNPIGDAALERSAWSPTRCVCADPGAALAEGTPG; encoded by the coding sequence GTGAGTTCCGCGCCTTTCCCCCCGGTCACCGACGCCGAGCTCGCGGTGCTCCGCTCTCAGTTGGGGCGTCCGGCGCGCGATGTCGTCGGGATCGCCGCGCGCTGCGTGTGCGGCAACCCGACCGTGGTCGCCACCGCACCGCGACTGGCCGACGGCACGCCGTTCCCCACCTTCTACTACCTCACGCATCCCGCCGCGACCGCGGCGATGTCGACGCTCGAGGCCGAGCACGTGATGCCCGAGTTCGCGGCGATGCTCGAGGACGAAGACACCGCCGCCGCGTATCAGGCGGCGCACGAGGCGTACCTGGCCGACCGCGAGAGCTTCGGCGAGGTGCCCGAGATCGCCGGGATCTCCGCCGGTGGCATGCCCACCCGCGTGAAGTGCCTGCACGCCCTCGCCGGTCACTCCCTGGCCGCCGGCCCCGGCGTCAACCCGATCGGCGACGCGGCGCTCGAGCGCAGCGCGTGGTCGCCGACCCGCTGCGTGTGCGCCGACCCCGGCGCGGCGCTCGCCGAGGGCACCCCGGGGTGA
- a CDS encoding SGNH/GDSL hydrolase family protein, translating into MARIRFPARTVAAFAGVVAFALAAAREVLRRQAAHARRQIGKPLGEQAPSADRVWRPGYDGTPIELLVLGDSIAAGLGAERRKDTLGARLARALARRTQRPVRLRTAAVVGSESAALAAQLDALPDDYRADVAVIVVGGNDVTHRIPISRSVASLEEAIERLRLEGTEVVVGTCPDLGALRAVPQPLRSLGSRLSRQLAQAQARAATASGAWVVSLRHVVGPFFISNPDEMFSLDRFHPSAVGYRRTADALLPSVLAALGDDVRLPSGHQAPDTRGALAGRG; encoded by the coding sequence GTGGCCCGCATCCGATTCCCCGCGCGCACGGTCGCAGCGTTCGCCGGGGTGGTCGCCTTCGCGCTCGCCGCCGCCCGGGAGGTGCTGCGGCGCCAGGCGGCGCACGCTCGCCGGCAGATCGGCAAGCCGCTCGGCGAGCAGGCGCCGTCGGCCGACCGCGTGTGGCGTCCCGGCTACGACGGCACGCCCATCGAGCTGCTCGTGCTGGGGGACTCGATCGCCGCGGGCCTGGGCGCGGAACGGCGCAAGGACACCCTCGGCGCGCGTCTCGCCCGCGCACTCGCCCGGCGGACGCAGCGCCCCGTGCGCCTGCGCACCGCGGCCGTGGTCGGCTCCGAGTCCGCCGCGCTCGCCGCCCAGCTCGACGCCCTGCCCGACGACTATCGCGCGGATGTGGCCGTGATCGTGGTGGGCGGCAACGACGTGACGCACCGCATCCCGATCTCCCGCTCGGTGGCTTCGCTGGAGGAGGCGATCGAGCGTCTGCGCCTCGAGGGCACCGAGGTGGTCGTCGGCACCTGCCCGGATCTGGGGGCGCTGCGTGCGGTGCCGCAGCCGCTGCGCTCGCTCGGCTCGCGCCTGTCGCGCCAGCTCGCCCAGGCGCAGGCGCGCGCCGCGACCGCCAGCGGTGCCTGGGTCGTCTCGTTGCGGCACGTCGTCGGCCCGTTCTTCATCTCGAACCCCGACGAGATGTTCAGCCTCGACCGGTTCCACCCGAGCGCGGTCGGCTACCGCCGAACCGCCGACGCGCTGCTGCCGTCGGTGCTCGCGGCGCTGGGCGACGACGTGCGGTTGCCCTCCGGTCACCAGGCCCCTGACACGCGGGGCGCGCTCGCCGGCAGGGGTTGA